A single Opisthocomus hoazin isolate bOpiHoa1 chromosome 38, bOpiHoa1.hap1, whole genome shotgun sequence DNA region contains:
- the VMA22 gene encoding vacuolar ATPase assembly protein VMA22, which translates to MAMRKRAPPTPSPKMAAEAASAGGGDWRRRRRGVRPAGGPGAGGDGGAPPPSAGGGAGRGRPGPAGALEALEERRRHLGELLRQGWLGLAQARYCLGCPRVSALQYGASGSPRVTVTFRQEEGEPPRFEEVLATGGDPQEPPPGEGDGLRQRRGPAPHPPRPPPDPLSWFGVLLPPSLRQAQASFVRGVSLAVELAGLQGAVLEATARYRELRGTGGGTPGDTATPGDTATPGDTVTSGDIVTPGDIVTSGDTVTPGDTATSGDIVISRDIVTPGDIVTSGDTATLSDTKSHRDTMTPGDTATSRDTVTSGDTLTLGDTVTPSDIMTPGDTAAPGDIMTSGDIETLSDTTTLGDSGTSGDIVTLRDTVTPGDTATSGDPVSPGDIMTLYDTVTSGDSPAPVDTVTSGDTTSPGDTVTSGDTTTSGDTKSQGDTTTLGDTAASGDVMPPGDTATPRDPA; encoded by the exons ATGGCGATGCGGAAGAGGGCGCCGCCGACGCCCTCACCCAAGATGGCGGCCGAGGCGGCTTCCGCCG gcggcggcgattggcggaggcggcggcgcggcgtgaggccggcgggcgggccgggtgCTGGCGGCGATGGAGG ggcccccccccccagcgctgggGGCGGCGCTGGACGAGGCCGCCCTGGACCTGCTGGGGCGCTGGAGGCGCTGGAGGAGCGGCGGCGCCACCTGGGGGAGCTGCTGCGCCAG ggctggctgggcCTGGCGCAGGCCCGCTACTGCCTGGGCTGCCCCCGCGTCTCGGCCCTGCAGTACGGGGCCAGCGGGTCCCCCCGCGTCACCGTCACCTTCag gcaggaggagggggagccCCCCCGCTTCGAGGAGGTGCTGGCCACggggggggacccccaggagcccCCGCCGGGGGAAGGTGACG gtctgcggcagcgccggggccccgccccccaccccccccggcccccccccgaccccctgaGCTGGTTCGGGGTCCTGCTGCCCCCCAGCCTGCGGCAGGCCCAGGCCAGCTTCGTCCGCG GCGTGTCGCTGGCGGTggagctggcggggctgcagGGCGCCGTGCTGGAGGCGACGGCTCGGTACCGGGAGCtgcgggggacgggcggggggaCCCCTGGTGACACCGCCACCCCCGGGGACACCGCGACCCCCGGGGACACCGTGACGTCTGGGGACATCGTGACCCCTGGTGACATTGTGACGTCTGGGGACACCGTGACCCCCGGGGACACCGCGACCTCGGGGGACATCGTGATCTCCAGGGACATCGTGACCCCTGGTGACATCGTGACCTCTGGTGACACCGCGACCCTGAGTGACACCAAGAGCCACAGGGACACCATGACCCCAGGAGACACTGCCACCTCACGTGACACCGTCACCTCAGGTGACACCTTGACCCTGGGTGACACGGTGACCCCGAGTGACATCATGACCCCAGGTGACACCGCGGCCCCAGGGGACATCATGACCTCGGGTGACATCGAGACCCTGAGTGACACCACGACCCTGGGGGACAGCGGGACCTCTGGTGACATCGTGACTCTCAGGGACACCGTGACCCCAGGTGACACTGCGACCTCGGGTGACCCGGTGAGCCCAGGTGACATCATGACCCTGTATGACACTGTCACCTCAGGTGACAGCCCGGCCCCCGTTGACACCGTGACCTCGGGTGACACCACGAGCCCAGGTGACACCGTGACCTCGGGTGACACCACAACCTCGGGTGACACCAAGAGCCAGGGGGACACCACGACCTTGGGTGACACCGCGGCCTCAG GTGACGTCATGCCGCCCGGTGACACGGCGACCCCGCGTGACCCCGCGTGA
- the LOC142365364 gene encoding ubiquitin-like modifier-activating enzyme 1, whose protein sequence is MGAPDPQPLHLDYVMAASNLFAQSYGIEGSRERGPVAKLLLHVRVPPFAPKAGVRIHVSDQELQSAAVTLDDGRLEELKASLPSSEKLPGFRMFPIDFEKDDDTNFHMDFIVVTSNLRAENYDIPPADRHKYYEVEWTLWDRFEVQGLQPGGQEMTLRQFLAYFKKEHRLEITMLSQGVSMLYSFFMPAAKLRERHDQPMTEIVARVPKKKLGRHVKALIFELCCNDDTDADIEVPYVRYTIR, encoded by the exons atgggtgcccccgaCCCGCAGCCCCTCCACCTGGACTACGTGATGGCGGCCTCCAACCTCTTCGCCCAGAGCTACGGCATCGAGGGCTCGCGGGAGCGGGGGCCGGTGGCCAAGCTCCTGCTCCACGTCCGCGTCCCCCCCTTCGCCCCCAAGGCCGGAGTCCGCATCCACGTCTCCGACCAGGAGCTGCAGAGCGCCGCCGTCACCCTCG ACGACGGGCGCCTGGAGGAGCTGAAGGCCTCGCTGCCCAGCTCCGAGAAGCTGCCGGGCTTCCGCATGTTCCCCATCGACTTCGAGAAG GACGATGACACCAACTTCCACATGGACTTCATCGTCGTCACCTCCAACCTGCGGGCCGAGAACTACGACATCCCCCCGGCCGACCGCCACAAG TACTACGAGGTGGAGTGGACACTGTGGGACCGGTTCGAGGTGCAGGGCCTGCAGCCCGGCGGGCAGGAGATGACCTTGCGCCAGTTCCTCGCCTACTTCaag aagGAGCACCGGCTGGAGATCACGATGCTGTCGCAGGGCGTCTCCATGCTCTACTCCTTCTTCATGCCGGCCGCCAAGCTGCGGGAGCGCCACGACCAACC gATGACGGAGATCGTGGCGCGCGTCCCCAAGAAGAAGCTGGGCCGCCACGTCAAGGCCCTCATCTTCGAGCTCTGCTGCAACGACGACACCGACGCCGACATCGAGGTCCCCTACGTCCGCTACACCATCCGCTAG